In Coccidioides posadasii str. Silveira chromosome 4, complete sequence, one genomic interval encodes:
- a CDS encoding uncharacterized protein (EggNog:ENOG410PYNM~BUSCO:2060at33183): MLSEDHAASKLRSQGASPSNKDSEAVPALTRAIDSTKMIPQTPKSARPPTQPPKSSRVNRPGVGRQTVRGQRYDIPTLLDIGLQLEAGKSMQGPSSDCAGFHDAAGSRPNNGIGSRILRERSVNHQRQSSTVSVTTDDGHESLRHPRRQPVNAPQGTLAQSHAGFARFLKEHSSPKHHRVTAGGRIVPMTLQGPAPEFKLPVTAVEAKTDAVIKGVQAERQGLSVETKPCAGNVRQGKAPSGSHSRAIPIKAPPSSHEGTHAVSNLKITTGTEGQTGLHKASITNVPRVSNQKTNIPTAIGARQSVKLGPMSFDGISISQAVPTNVGESDQFEMFSPNPQLYVPQLMEFPENVQQPLQLPYVPQAGNTFGMYQLGTTFPLNPSPQFMPVNGSIAFNPYIGHGASSALNGGHHDTGAKSLLESAVQEHDNIANQLSNLDRYMALHTWDIDSATKKLLVEQRVELVRKLDSARVHKEHLEGLVQSSKFETPGTSQVSDHTYMINPGQATQFPFLGAYGAFQPANNNSTFFQAGSHLQLGLNPAGLTPASNFFSNDAFGPVLPGRSMAAAPYAQFDTFNPPSQNFHLPADLNRTPAAQNWGINPDLAIQNYLNAQNAYCRTIGADMGKAKFEGRQADKMSAVPPSELDLLYHRIEEAAKRKEPLEPYFGELSRLTAVMNAMRVDSSVGDSVQLQDGAPSSSNAREDRAQSSALMTGARLGVPLSNENAHQVPGIEDSSSCNNIGAANETSPQKTVVKGQSQMQSLSLLSNQKPKRCTCVKNRDKVGNRSRNARSGLYSESQSATLAPPNLSTSSKAPGHNPGARRVGSGASFQVSSMGILPPFDGAGDSAGQTSKPTTATTDVTPDATLIKGNDRIDMANGRKTSWFRRQMRKDPNAMEVRAFFQMLREEDRAEIRKQDLDHPPF, translated from the exons ATGTTGTCAGAGGATCACGCAGCCTCGAAGCTAAGGAGCCAAG GCGCTTCGCCATCAAACAAAGATAGCGAGGCCGTTCCTGCGTTGACTAGGGCCATTGATTCTACTAAGATGATTCCCCAAACTCCCAAATCCGCCCGGCCACCCACACAGCCTCCTAAGTCAAGCAGGGTTAATCGACCGGGTGTCGGACGACAAACAGTAAGAGGCCAGAGATATGACATCCCAACTCTACTTGATATTGGACTTCAATTAGAAGCTGGAAAGTCCATGCAAGGACCGAGTTCAGACTGTGCTGGATTTCATG ATGCTGCGGGATCAAGGCCCAATAATGGCATTGGAAGTCGTATTCTAAGAGAAAGGTCCGTGAACCACCAGCGTCAGTCTTCTACCGTTTCTGTTACCACCGATGATGGTCACGAGTCTTTACGGCATCCCCGTCGACAACCTGTCAATGCGCCTCAGGGGACCCTTGCTCAGAGCCATGCAGGTTTCGCACGGTTTCTCAAGGAGCATTCTTCGCCTAAACATCATAGGGTCACGGCTGGTGGACGGATCGTCCCAATGACCTTGCAAGGCCCAGCACCAGAATTCAAGTTGCCCGTGACCGCCGTTGAAGCGAAGACTGACGCCGTAATCAAAGGGGTCCAGGCAGAAAGGCAAGGTTTGAGCGTTGAAACCAAACCCTGTGCCGGCAATGTGAGGCAAGGGAAGGCACCGAGTGGATCACATAGCCGAGCAATACCCATCAAGGCACCACCATCCAGCCACGAAGGAACACATGCCGTCTCGAATCTGAAGATCACTACTGGAACCGAAGGGCAGACCGGTCTTCACAAGGCATCAATCACAAATGTACCGAGAGTTTCAAATCAAAAAACTAATATCCCAACTGCCATCGGTGCCAGGCAGTCCGTGAAATTAGGCCCAATGTCGTTTGACGGAATCTCAATTTCCCAAGCGGTACCAACGAATGTCGGTGAAAGCGACCAATTCGAAATGTTTTCACCGAACCCGCAACTATATGTCCCACAGCTTATGGAGTTCCCAGAGAATGTGCAGCAGCCGCTTCAACTTCCGTATGTTCCCCAGGCTGGCAATACGTTTGGAATGTACCAGCTGGGTACCACTTTTCCCCTCAACCCATCTCCACAGTTTATGCCCGTGAATGGTAGCATTGCCTTTAATCCTTATATTGGCCATGGGGCCAGTTCTGCTTTAAATGGAGGGCATCACGACACAGGAGCGAAAAGCCTTTTAGAGTCGGCTGTCCAAGAGCACGATAACATCGCTAAccaactttcaaatttgGATAGGTATATGGCATTGCACACCTGGGATATTGACTCTGCGACTAAGAAGCTGCTTGTAGAGCAGCGTGTCGAACTAGTCCGGAAATTAGATTCTGCAAGGGTACACAAGGAGCACTTAGAGGGCCTTGTCCAGTCCTCAAAATTCGAAACTCCAGGGACCAGTCAGGTTTCTGACCATACCTACATGATTAACCCAGGCCAAGCCACCCAGTTTCCTTTTTTAGGCGCATATGGAGCCTTTCAGCCAGCAAACAATAATTCCACTTTTTTTCAAGCGGGTTCACATCTGCAGCTGGGATTGAATCCAGCAGGACTTACTCCAGCGTCAAATTTCTTTTCCAACGATGCCTTTGGTCCTGTTCTTCCTGGGCGGTCAATGGCTGCAGCACCGTACGCTCAATTTGACACTTTCAATCCCCCCTCTCAGAATTTCCATCTTCCCGCAGACCTTAATCGGACACCTGCCGCTCAGAACTGGGGCATAAACCCTGACCTGGCCATACAGAACTATTTGAATGCTCAAAATGCATATTGCCGAACCATAGGGGCGGATATGGGCAAAGCCAAATTTGAGGGGAGACAGGCCGATAAAATGAGTGCGGTTCCTCCGTCCGAGCTTGATTTACTTTATCACAGAATCGAAGAAGCAGCAAAACGCAAAGAACCTCTCGAGCCCTATTTTGGGGAGCTTTCCCGACTTACAGCAGTAATGAATGCGATGAGGGTTGATTCTTCTGTTGGAGACTCGGTGCAGCTACAAGACGGTGCACCCTCTTCCAGCAATGCCAGGGAGGACAGAGCACAGAGTTCTGCTTTGATGACAGGAGCAAGGCTAGGGGTTCCTCTGTCAAATGAGAACGCTCA TCAAGTCCCGGGAATAGAGGACAGCTCAAGCTGCAACAATATAGGTGCCGCGAACGAGACTAGCCCCCAGAAAACGGTCGTTAAAGGGCAATCTCAAAT GCAAAGCTTAAGCCTTTTATCGAACCAAAAGCCAAAACGATGCACTTGCGTAAAGAACCGAGATAAGGTTGGCAACAGAAGCAGAAATGCTAGATCTGGATTATACTCTGAATCTCAATCAGCGACGCTTGCACCCCCTAACCTTTCAACGTCTTCGAAAGCTCCGGGACACAACCCTGGCGCTCGACGGGTTGGATCAGGGGCCTCATTTCAGGTTAGCTCAATGGGTATTTTACCGCCGTTCGATGGAGCCGGCGACTCAGCGGGCCAGACGTCGAAGCCCACGACGGCTACAACGGATGTAACACCCGATGCTACTTTGATTAAGGGCAATGACCGCATAGATATGGCAAATGGAAGGAAGACGTCGTGGTTTCGGCGGCAGATGCGCAAAGATCCTAATGCCATGGAAGTGCGCGCTTTCTTCCAGATGCTACGAGAGGAAGACAGAGCAGAAATCAGGAAACAGGACCTTGACCACCCACCATTCTGA
- a CDS encoding uncharacterized protein (SECRETED:SignalP(1-19)~EggNog:ENOG410PMWW~COG:S~TransMembrane:1 (n3-14c19/20o433-456i)~BUSCO:6588at33183), with protein sequence MHFHSTTIGIALFAATANAQTELKEKIWGTVVFTTVGQGNPGLSDAELTPLGTRQLIHAGASVRNRYISPLPEGAVEFHQIDGIPPSNFTNGEIDVVVTSDQLTSASAQAFMQGLYPPTSLPRSDNASFPLSNFETLTAANPAVIELAGNVNCPLLNGVRLALLQNEDLDALQDGAEAFYRGLHARVLDGLIKPNKLHLLNARLIWEHLDYQYANNETARNLISAEELGRARYLASRMTSALNSQPFTMADRQYTRAVAGKTLAPAITRALESNVESRGTNKKMSLLFGDVSTMIAFASVAGVSGHQQEFQGMPNHGASMSIELFSRPSDNSTDYPEKATDLQVRFLIRNGTSTADADAGYVPYPLFASKVEIPYDEFISQMGSISMSTTQWCSFCGSEAEFCPPVADQKDNDNNDDHVNVDQKSYKQDQRRLQALMVVGAIIVFMMVVGGIFALVSYCLGWRKPKVDAGKDPERDVD encoded by the coding sequence ATGCACTTCCACTCCACCACTATTGGCATTGCCTTGTTTGCGGCCACTGCCAACGCTCAGACCGAACTCAAAGAAAAAATCTGGGGCACCGTCGTCTTTACCACGGTCGGGCAGGGCAACCCGGGTCTGAGCGATGCTGAGTTGACACCTTTGGGAACCAGGCAGCTTATCCACGCTGGCGCTTCTGTTCGAAATCGCTACATCTCCCCCCTCCCTGAGGGCGCGGTTGAGTTCCACCAAATCGACGGAATCCCGCCAAGCAACTTTACCAACGGAGAGATCGATGTCGTTGTGACTTCGGACCAACTGACATCTGCTTCGGCCCAAGCATTCATGCAGGGTCTCTATCCACCGACATCTCTCCCTAGAAGCGACAACGCTTCTTTTCCACTCTCAAACTTTGAGACTTTAACCGCAGCAAATCCTGCGGTTATCGAACTCGCCGGAAACGTGAATTGCCCCTTGCTAAACGGAGTACGGCTGGCATTACTGCAAAACGAAGACCTCGACGCACTTCAAGACGGAGCGGAAGCTTTCTACAGAGGATTGCACGCTCGTGTCCTCGATGGTCTTATCAAACCAAACAAACTCCATCTTCTCAACGCGCGTCTTATTTGGGAGCATCTTGACTACCAATACGCGAACAATGAAACTGCCCGCAATCTTATTTCAGCGGAAGAATTAGGGCGAGCACGATATCTTGCGAGCCGCATGACTTCTGCATTGAACAGTCAGCCTTTCACAATGGCCGACCGGCAGTATACACGAGCGGTCGCTGGTAAAACTCTGGCACCTGCTATTACAAGAGCTCTCGAGAGCAATGTTGAATCTCGCGGCACCAACAAGAAGATGTCGCTTCTGTTTGGTGACGTCTCCACTATGATCGCGTTCGCTTCGGTTGCGGGTGTCTCCGGCCACCAGCAAGAGTTTCAAGGGATGCCAAACCACGGGGCCTCGATGAGCATCGAGCTTTTTAGCCGGCCATCGGACAACTCCACTGATTACCCGGAAAAGGCCACCGACCTGCAAGTCAGATTCTTGATTCGCAACGGGACCAGCACAGCGGACGCTGACGCCGGCTACGTTCCATATCCACTCTTCGCATCGAAAGTGGAGATACCCTACGACGAATTTATCAGTCAAATGGGTAGCATCTCGATGTCCACCACACAGTGGTGTTCGTTTTGCGGCAGCGAGGCCGAATTCTGCCCACCAGTCGCCGACCAGAAGGACAACGATAACAACGATGACCACGTCAACGTCGACCAGAAGTCCTACAAACAGGATCAACGGCGATTGCAGGCCCTAATGGTGGTGGGTGCTATCATTGTTTTCATGATGGTGGTTGGAGGCATCTTCGCGCTTGTCTCTTACTGCCTCGGGTGGCGAAAGCCCAAGGTCGACGCAGGAAAGGATCCGGAGAGGGATGTTGACTAA
- the NRC2 gene encoding serine/threonine protein kinase, AGC (EggNog:ENOG410PGX9~COG:T~BUSCO:3148at33183): MTQLFNSSSGSSGVGSEKRPFPGLSLPSRKHSGDPSHFPTRLKNFFRINSSSSSNTPTVSNSGGGSGSGGAHHTSSGHAHLSTKPESKSTFRQSRFLPTIGRNRSTTVASEGNPLDEIASPTADANPYFHHQGYPALRHRNDDSAPSSPPDTPELQVEGVPASDQATAAGKEELARKLRRVASAPNAQGLFSGDGSGDRPKTAELGKEPLVASGGASPKLSFVDQPGSQAASISDERASTLSVPRSFVNCRRTYSSNSIKVRNVEVGPGSFDKIKLIGKGDVGKVYLVREKKSNRLYAMKVLSKKEMIKRNKIKRALAEQEILATSNHPFIVTLYHSFQSEEHLYLCMEYCSGGEFFRALQTRPGKCIPEDDARFYAAEVTAALEYLHLMGFIYRDLKPENILLHQSGHIMLSDFDLSKQSGPGGAPTMIVGRNGTSSSSLPTIDTKSCIANFRTNSFVGTEEYIAPEVIKGDGHTSAVDWWTLGILIYEMLYGITPFKGKNRNATFANILRNDVPFPDHAGAQQISNLCKSLIRKLLIKDETKRLGARAGASDVKTHPFFRTTQWALIRHMKPPMIPHQGRAIDTVNFRNMKESASVDIGGTSKLKGVPMDSGLATPGEQIPDPFEDFNSVTLHHDGDYHGQLADDSFNGYRA; encoded by the exons ATGACACAGCTATTCAACTCCTCCTCCGGTTCGTCTGGTGTTGGGTCAGAGAAACGTCCATTCCCCGGCCTCTCGCTCCCCAGCAGAAAACATTCCGGCGATCCATCCCATTTCCCAACCAGACTAAAGAATTTCTTCCGGATAAACAGCTCCTCCTCATCGAATACCCCGACCGTCAGCAACAGTGGCGGCGGTAGCGGGAGCGGTGGTGCCCATCATACCTCCTCCGGTCACGCACACCTCTCGACTAAGCCTGAGAGCAAGTCTACTTTTAGACAGTCTCGCTTCCTCCCTACGATTGGTCGGAATCGGTCTACTACAGTTGCCAGCGAAGGTAATCCGCTCGATGAAATTGCCTCTCCGACCGCCGATGCGAACCCGTATTTCCATCATCAGGGTTATCCGGCTTTACGACATCGGAACGATGACAGTGCTCCTTCCTCGCCCCCGGATACACCGGAGTTGCAGGTGGAGGGCGTCCCGGCATCAGACCAGGCCACCGCGGCCGGCAAAGAAGAGCTGGCCAGGAAGCTGAGAAGAGTGGCGTCGGCGCCCAATGCCCAGGGATTGTTCAGCGGCGATGGCTCGGGTGATCGACCAAAGACTGCAGAGCTGGGGAAGGAGCCGTTGGTTGCCTCCGGGGGAGCTTCGCCCAAGCTGAGCTTTGTCGATCAGCCGGGATCCCAGGCCGCTTCGATCTCCGATGAACGTGCTTCAACCCTATCGGTTCCCCGGAGTTTTGTCAATTGTCGACGGACGTATAGCTCGAATTCGATCAAGGTGCGCAATGTGGAGGTGGGCCCCGGAAGCTTTGATAAGATCAAGTTGATTGGGAAAGGCGATGTCGGCAAAGTCTACCTGGTTCGCGAGAAGAAATCGAATAGACTATATGCCATGAAAG TTTTGAGCAAGAAGGAGATGATAAAGCGGAATAAAATCAAGAGAGCCTTGGCGGAGCAAGAGATTCTGGCCACGAGCAATCATCCGTTCATCGTTACGCTGTACCACTCGTTCCAGTCTGAAGAGCATCTTTATCTTTGCATGGAGTATTGCAGTGGCGGGGAGTTCTTTAGAG CCCTCCAAACACGACCTGGAAAATGTATTCCGGAAGATGACGCCCGTTTCTATGCTGCAGAGGTGACAGCTGCCTTGGAGTACCTTCATTTGATGGGATTCATATATCGGGATCTCAAACCGGAAA ATATATTGCTACATCAATCAGGGCATATCATGTTGTCAGACTTCGACCTCTCCAAGCAATCTGGCCCCGGGGGTGCCCCTACGATGATAGTTGGTCGCAACGGGACTTCGTCATCTTCTCTACCCACGATCGACACTAAGTCATGTATCGCCAACTTCCGGACAAATTCTTTCGTCGGAACAGAGGAATATATTGCGCCTGAGGTTATTAAAGGCGATGGACACACAAGTGCTGTTGATTGGTGGACCTTGGGCATTTTGATATACGAGATGCTTTACGGAATTACGCCGTTCAAGGGCAAGAATCGAAACGCTACGTTCGCAAATATCTTGAGGAACGACGTGCCGTTCCCCGACCATGCGGGTGCCCAACAAATATCGAA CCTCTGTAAATCCCTCATCCGCAAGCTCCTTATCAAAGACGAAACGAAACGACTAGGTGCCCGTGCCGGCGCGTCGGACGTCAAGACACATCCTTTCTTCCGCACCACCCAGTGGGCGCTCATTCGACATATGAAACCACCGATGATTCCTCACCAAGGCCGCGCTATTGATACCGTGAATTTCCGCAACATGAAGGAGAGCGCGAGTGTTGATATCGGTGGCACAAGCAAATTGAAAGGTGTGCCGATGGACTCGGGGCTTGCAACGCCAGGAGAACAGATACCCGATCCTTTTGAGGACTTCAATAGCGTCACTCTTCACCACGACGGCGATTATCATGGACAGCTGGCTGATGATAGCTTCAATGGGTATAGAgcatga
- a CDS encoding uncharacterized protein (EggNog:ENOG410QE30~COG:G~TransMembrane:14 (i66-87o107-126i138-155o161-184i196-215o227-249i261-280o292-314i335-356o368-390i397-416o422-447i459-478o498-517i)~BUSCO:3981at33183), with translation MSIKSAQSQGAAGGGDVQQEKYETDCEQLSGQEQREKDGSGSSDPYYSEMDIEKLGRARPDVFNNAWSEIAFCFSIVMSQVLSEYFISGFNVIIPTLVKEFDIPDAMAVWPASAFSLVIASVLLFFGRLGDMIGGFPVYVGGMAWLGIWSLIAGFSKNRLMLIICRALQGLGPAAYLPTSLMLLANVYRPGPRKNLVFSIYGTCAVIGFFAGIFFSGLSAQYLNWSWYFWIGAILVAITTTTSYIFIPSDSEQRRKQGVKMDYWGAALIVPGLVLIVFAITDSAHAANGWKTPYICVCFILGWLFLGAAFYVEGWVAEHPLLPFDLFAVPHMKSLVIALLFFYGSFGVFLLYGTLYMVHIMGASPMQVVAWCTPMVVGGFIFPMAVGIFLHLVSGNILLGISALVWMGSGLLFALMPEGASYWAFVFPAMICATMGIDIIFNITNIFITTKQPSERQGLAGALINSVLHLSIAFFLGFGDIAQVETEHLGRKQSYQVAFWYQVGCSVVAFLIMVLRVRVTRAKSELTVDELRQLEQQQQQQQQSS, from the exons ATGTCTATAAAATCTGCGCAGAGCCAGGGGGCAGCTGGTGGTGGAGATGTCCAGCAAGAGAAATACGAGACAGACTGTGAGCAGCTCTCGGGTCAAGAGCAGCGTGAAAAGGATGGGAGTGGGTCTTCCGATCCTTACTACAGCGAGATGGATATCGAGAAGCTGGGAAGAGCCCGCCCCGACGTGTTTAACAATGCGTGGTCAGAGATTGCCTTCTGTTTCTCGATTGTCATGTCGCAAGTTCTGTCG GAATATTTTATATCTGGATTCAACGTGATTATACCCACGCTGGTGAAGGAGTTTGATATCCCTGATGCGATGGCCGTTTGGCCCGCCAGTGCATTTTCGCTGGTGATTGCCTCCGTCTTGCTGTTCTTTGGCCGGCTCGGTGACATGATCGGCGGCTTCCCCGTTTATGTTGGGGGAATGGCATGGCTGGGCATCTGGTCCCTCATCGCTGGATTTTCGAAAAACAGATTGATGCTCATCATCTGTCGAGCGTTGCAAGGATTGGGGCCGGCCGCCTATCTCCCAACGAGCCTAATGCTTCTGGCTAATGTCTACCGACCCGGACCCCGGAAGAATCTCGTGTTTAGCATATACGGGACATGTGCGGTTATTGGATTCTTCGCCGGCATCTTTTTCTCGGGGCTCAGTGCTCAGTACCTGAATTGGTCGTGGTATTTCTGGATCGGAGCCATTCTCGTTGCGATCACCACGACGACATCGTATATCTTTATTCCGTCGGACTCTGAACAGAGGAGGAAGCAAGGGGTCAAGATGGACTATTGGGGCGCGGCCCTCATCGTCCCTGGTCTGGTCTTGATTGTCTTCGCCATTACCGACAGTGCACATGCCGCTAATGGCTGGAAAACGCCGTATATCTGCGTCTGTTTCATTCTCGGATGGCTGTTTTTAGGAGCGGCGTTTTACGTGGAGGGCTGGGTTGCGGAACATCCTCTGCTGCCGTTTGACCTGTTTGCGGTGCCGCACATGAAATCTCTGGTCATTGCGCTTCTATTTTTTTACGGATCGTTTGGTGTGTTCTTGCTGTACGGAACATTATA CATGGTCCATATAATGGGAGCAAGCCCCATGCAGGTCGTTGCCTGGTGCACCCCCATGGTCGTTGGCGGGTTTATCTTCCCCATGGCCGTCGGAATCTTCCTTCACCTAGTATCCGGCAATATCTTACTCGGAATCTCTGCGCTCGTATGGATGGGTTCCGGCCTCTTATTCGCGTTGATGCCAGAGGGCGCTTCATACTGGGCCTTTGTGTTTCCGGCGATGATATGCGCGACCATGGGGATCGACATCATCTTCAACATCACGAACATCTTCATCACGACGAAGCAACCCAGCGAGCGCCAGGGCCTCGCGGGCGCGCTGATCAACTCCGTGCTGCATCTTAGCATTGCGTTCTTCCTTGGATTCGGCGACATCGCGCAGGTGGAGACGGAGCATCTGGGGCGGAAGCAGAGCTACCAGGTCGCATTTTGGTACCAGGTTGGGTGCTCTGTGGTTGCGTTTTTGATCATGGTGCTCAGGGTGCGTGTTACGCGGGCGAAGAGCGAGTTGACTGTTGACGAGCTGCGGCAAttggagcagcagcagcagcagcagcagcaaagtTCATAA
- the TRM2 gene encoding tRNA(m5U54)methyltransferase (EggNog:ENOG410PGD0~COG:J~BUSCO:5919at33183), translating to MEHSSRGGSRDRGQSSRKRKRGSEKQNRDRGAEDDVLLVDIRDLLRRNKPEADTIETEASPTVVHTGKDENFPETEVTITELSSTGDGLALSPARDHVYAVPFTLPGDTVKIRVYRTMGRESYSLADFIEVTKPSPQRDDSLIKCQYFAKCGGCQFQMLPYEDQLKHKKRIIEKAYINFSGLNSVQVPGIEETMGSPLQYGYRTKLTPHFSLPGRVKKAAHNLTEPLNIGFMMKGRRKVMDIEDCPLGTDIVRVGLKNERQRVLDSVHQFKAGATLLVRENTRRIPRDKVEENATEKKGVIRIDHPDYIEEKSYITDQKGISSEYIDDYLFRNVAGTFFQNNNSILSPFTQYVRERAVPASADSDPSKPKLKYLLDAYCGSGLFTIALSTVFRSSLGVDVAAGSIESARENARLNKLKNTGFAAADAAKLFQDVPYPPHQTLLVIDPPRKGCDTNFLKQLLAFGPARVVYVSCNVHTQARDVGVMVRGDTGDGSGKSSVRYEIESIKGFDFFPQTGHVESVAVLNRVANVE from the coding sequence ATGGAGCATAGCTCTCGAGGAGGTTCCCGAGATCGCGGACAAAGCTCGcgcaagagaaagagaggcaGTGAGAAGCAGAATCGTGACCGAGGGGCTGAAGATGATGTACTCCTGGTTGATATCAGGGATCTTCTTCGGAGGAATAAGCCTGAAGCAGATACTATTGAGACAGAGGCATCTCCTACTGTTGTTCatactggaaaagatgagAATTTTCCGGAGACAGAAGTTACAATAACCGAACTCTCTTCCACCGGAGACGGCCTTGCGCTCTCGCCCGCGCGCGACCATGTCTACGCTGTTCCTTTCACTCTCCCTGGCGATACGGTAAAAATAAGGGTATATAGGACTATGGGAAGGGAATCCTACAGTCTTGCTGATTTCATTGAAGTGACGAAACCTTCGCCGCAACGGGACGATTCGTTAATCAAGTGTCAATATTTCGCGAAGTGTGGTGGCTGCCAGTTCCAAATGCTTCCTTACGAAGACCAGCTTAAGCATAAGAAGAGAATTATCGAAAAAGCATATATCAACTTCTCGGGACTGAACTCGGTGCAGGTTCCTGGCATAGAGGAAACAATGGGTTCGCCGTTGCAGTATGGGTACAGGACGAAACTGACCCCGCACTTTTCGCTCCCCGGGCGAGTGAAGAAGGCAGCTCATAACTTGACAGAGCCTTTAAATATTGGGTTTATGATGAAAGGACGACGAAAGGTTATGGATATCGAAGATTGCCCGCTCGGAACAGACATCGTGAGAGTAGGGCTGAAGAACGAGCGGCAAAGAGTCTTGGATAGTGTGCATCAATTCAAGGCCGGCGCAACTCTGCTGGTTCGGGAAAATACGAGACGAATACCTAGAGACAAAGTTGAGGAAAACGCAACAGAGAAGAAGGGTGTGATTCGGATAGACCACCCGGACTACATCGAAGAAAAGAGCTATATCACGGACCAAAAAGGAATCTCATCCGAATACATCGACGACTATCTCTTCCGCAACGTCGCCGGAACGTTCTTCCAAAATAATAACTCAATCCTCTCTCCCTTCACCCAATACGTGCGCGAACGTGCCGTCCCAGCATCTGCCGATTCCGACCCTTCAAAGCCCAAACTAAAATATCTTCTCGACGCCTACTGCGGCTCCGGTCTTTTCACGATCGCCCTCTCTACCGTCTTCCGTTCGTCTCTCGGCGTAGATGTCGCAGCGGGTTCCATCGAATCAGCCCGTGAAAATGCCCGTCTTAACAAATTGAAAAACACGGGCTTTGCCGCCGCAGACGCGGCGAAGTTGTTCCAGGATGTACCATATCCCCCGCATCAGACGTTATTGGTTATTGACCCCCCGAGAAAGGGGTGTGATACGAACTTTTTGAAGCAGCTGTTGGCATTTGGCCCCGCGAGGGTGGTATATGTGAGCTGTAACGTTCATACGCAAGCGAGAGATGTTGGCGTGATGGTCCGGGGAGATACGGGTGATGGAAGTGGGAAGAGTAGTGTGAGGTATGAGATTGAGAGTATTAAGGGCTTTGACTTCTTCCCACAAACCGGCCATGTGGAGAGTGTGGCTGTTTTGAATAGAGTGGCCAACGTTGAGTGA
- the MRPS5 gene encoding mitochondrial 37S ribosomal protein uS5m (EggNog:ENOG410PJY2~COG:J~BUSCO:7217at33183), with protein sequence MSISRPTARCLFCSFSRPATTPVLSRLPRRQFHPSPAQSKNDEKKPEIPEPTPSTSTSTSASEGKTWHDLKSSHFKSYTELEKSRFYEEYSSKQIAAIEAGEKSIDPEDLAKQFQQRDDPWAMQYLDDFSTIEPVIDHHKRAPVTNYDPNSRLKTEDEIVDDLAEYIMNMPDDATTADWLRFTDNMRLTVGKAEAELDPHSSLVPDLFEPGENLENIGEHQRKDLKKAAAGEGGEIAPALRQLMQVTGYSQQQIKGLRVKALVTHSVVNQTRLGKIRKTYVLSVAGNGKGLLGIGEGKSEEPTEARVQSQYRAIRNMQPILRYEDRTIFGDVKGKVGAVELQLMHRPPGFGLRCQQYIWEMCRAAGIHDLAARVTRSRNPMNTVKAAYQALLSQKHPEDIARARGKKLVDVRKVYYAGNV encoded by the exons ATGAGCATCTCACGGCCTACAGCTCGTTGCCTTTTCTGCTCGTTTTCGCGACCAGCGACGACGCCGGTGCTATCTCGCCTGCCCCGACGCCAATTCCACCCATCTCCCGCTCAATCCAAAAACGACGAGAAAAAGCCCGAAATCCCAGAACCGACGCCCTCAACCTCAACTTCAACTTCAGCCTCAGAAGGAAAGACATGGCACGACCTTAAATCGTCCCACTTCAAATCATACACGGAATTAGAGAAGTCGCGCTTTTACGAGGAGTACTCCAGCAAGCAAATCGCGGCCATCGAAGCCGGTGAAAAGAGCATCGACCCAGAAGACCTCGCCAAACAATTCCAACAGCGCGACGACCCCTGGGCCATGCAATATCTCGATGACTTCTCGACCATCGAGCCCGTGATTGATCATCACAAGCGCGCCCCAGTTACGAATTACGACCCCAATTCCCGTCTAAAGACCGAAGATGAAATCGTCGACGACCTTGCCGAGTATATAATGAATATGCCGGACGACGCAACAACCGCCGACTGGCTCCGATTCACGGACAACATGCGTCTAACGGTGGGTAAAGCCGAAGCCGAGCTCGACCCCCACAGCTCTCTCGTGCCCGACCTCTTTGAACCCGGCGAGAACCTGGAAAATATCGGCGAACATCAAAGAAAAGACTTGAAGAAAGCCGCGGCCGGAGAAGGAGGCGAAATCGCTCCTGCATTGCGGCAACTGATGCAGGTCACCGGCTACTCTCAGCAACAGATCAAGGGGCTGAGGGTCAAAGCCCTGGTGACGCACAGCGTCGTCAACCAAACTCGTTTGGGGAAAATCCGCAAGACCTACGTTCTCTCTGTGGCGGGAAATGGAAAGGGCTTGCTGGGTATCGGAGAAGGAAAATCAGAAGAACCCACCGAAGCGCGTGTCCAATCCCAATACCGTGCAATCCGCAATATGCAGCCTATCCTACGATATGAAGATCGAACCATCTTCGGAGACGTCAAGGGAAAAGTCGGCGCCGTTGAATTGCAACTCATGCATAGACCCCCAG GCTTCGGTCTCCGTTGCCAACAATACATCTGGGAAATGTGCCGCGCAGCAGGTATTCACGACCTCGCTGCCCGAGTCACCCGCTCCCGGAACCCCATGAACACCGTCAAAGCCGCTTACCAAGCTCTCCTGAGCCAGAAGCACCCAGAGGACATTGCCCGCGCGCGAGGCAAGAAATTAGTCGACGTGAGAAAGGTCTATTACGCCGGAAACGTATAG